Proteins encoded within one genomic window of Flavobacterium sp. NG2:
- a CDS encoding AbiH family protein — MNRLVIIGNGFDLAHGLPTSYKDFIDDYIVEKVNIFLTDRVYEDKLISIKSNNSYPFKEKPNLNSIIEVNNWLKRYADYVRMSYKSLFLKRLQNKFDKINWVDIESEYFDSLLELRYGNGEFEYKRVNDLNDEFDYLRALLEKYLKKVETEKSFITKSEYQNQFCGLIKKEDVVLKKMETDVEPKELLFLNFNYTNTLDSYFQKCSRRITTNLNYIHGELNNSYNPLIFGFGDEFNIHYKNFEEEKNNILFRHIKSFGYFNTQNYHNLIRFLDSDDFQVYIFGHSCGLSDRTMLKEIFENERCISIKIFYYQREDGTNDFIEKTMEISRHFENKGLMRKKIVPFPMSKKM, encoded by the coding sequence ATGAACAGACTGGTAATTATTGGAAACGGATTTGATTTAGCGCATGGATTGCCTACTTCGTATAAAGATTTCATTGATGATTATATTGTAGAAAAAGTCAATATATTTTTAACCGATAGAGTTTATGAGGATAAATTAATCTCTATTAAATCTAATAATTCTTATCCGTTCAAAGAAAAACCTAATCTTAATTCAATTATTGAAGTCAATAATTGGCTTAAAAGATATGCTGATTATGTTCGGATGAGTTATAAAAGTCTATTTTTGAAAAGATTACAAAATAAATTTGATAAAATTAATTGGGTAGATATTGAAAGTGAATATTTTGATAGTCTATTAGAATTAAGATATGGAAATGGCGAATTTGAGTATAAAAGAGTAAATGATTTAAATGATGAGTTTGATTATTTAAGAGCATTATTAGAAAAATATTTAAAGAAAGTAGAAACTGAAAAAAGCTTTATTACTAAATCAGAGTACCAGAATCAATTTTGTGGTCTTATTAAAAAAGAGGATGTAGTATTAAAGAAAATGGAAACAGATGTTGAACCAAAAGAATTACTTTTTTTAAATTTTAATTACACAAATACATTGGATAGTTATTTCCAAAAATGTTCTCGAAGAATTACTACAAACTTGAATTATATTCATGGAGAATTAAACAATAGTTATAATCCGCTAATTTTTGGTTTTGGGGATGAGTTTAATATTCATTATAAAAACTTCGAAGAAGAAAAAAATAATATTCTTTTTAGGCACATAAAGTCTTTTGGGTATTTCAATACTCAAAATTATCATAATTTAATAAGGTTTTTGGACTCAGATGATTTTCAAGTATATATTTTTGGTCATTCATGTGGATTGTCAGATAGGACAATGTTAAAAGAAATTTTTGAAAACGAAAGATGTATTTCCATAAAAATTTTCTACTATCAAAGAGAAGATGGAACTAACGATTTTATCGAAAAAACTATGGAAATATCTCGTCATTTTGAAAACAAGGGACTCATGAGGAAAAAGATTGTGCCCTTTCCTATGTCAAAGAAAATGTAA
- a CDS encoding alpha/beta hydrolase has translation MKNILHKNTNIAFSDSGKGTAIVLLHGFLENQKMWDAFVPEFSKKHRVITIDLLGHGETECMGYVHSMENNAEAVHAVLTHLRIRKAIFAGHSMGGYVALAFAELFPEMMKGLVLLNSTSRADSEERKLNRDRAIKAVKQSYVNFIRMSIANLFSEDNRERLDTEIENVKKEALKTPLQGIVASLEGMKIRIDREVLLHLTPYPKMLILGEKDPVLNYNESLEQIEDTDVKLVSFPDGHMSHIENQDELIAVLLGFFKTV, from the coding sequence TTGAAAAACATTCTACATAAAAATACCAATATTGCTTTTTCGGATTCTGGAAAAGGCACGGCTATCGTTTTGCTTCATGGCTTTTTAGAAAATCAAAAAATGTGGGACGCATTTGTACCTGAATTTTCCAAAAAACACCGTGTGATTACTATTGATTTACTAGGGCATGGTGAAACGGAATGTATGGGCTATGTACACTCGATGGAGAACAATGCTGAGGCGGTGCATGCGGTGCTGACGCATTTACGCATTCGTAAGGCTATTTTTGCGGGGCATTCTATGGGCGGTTATGTGGCTTTGGCTTTTGCCGAATTGTTTCCTGAGATGATGAAGGGATTGGTGTTGCTCAACTCCACATCCAGAGCTGATAGCGAGGAACGAAAATTGAATCGGGACCGCGCCATCAAAGCGGTAAAACAAAGTTATGTGAACTTCATCCGAATGTCGATTGCTAATTTGTTTAGCGAAGATAACAGAGAACGCCTTGACACTGAAATTGAAAACGTCAAAAAAGAAGCTTTGAAAACGCCTCTACAAGGAATTGTGGCCTCACTCGAAGGCATGAAAATACGCATTGACCGAGAGGTGCTTTTACATTTAACGCCTTATCCTAAAATGTTGATTTTGGGCGAAAAAGATCCTGTTTTAAACTACAACGAATCGCTAGAACAAATCGAGGATACAGATGTAAAATTAGTCAGTTTTCCTGATGGACATATGAGTCATATTGAAAATCAGGATGAGTTGATTGCAGTTTTGTTGGGGTTCTTTAAGACTGTTTAG
- a CDS encoding aminopeptidase P family protein has protein sequence MKYAPISSNLFIKNRKKFTTQMKPSSVAIFNSNDIYPVSADSTLPFAQHRDIFYLSGIDQEESILLLFPDAPYAHQKEMLFLKETNEHIAIWEGAKLTKEQAFDVSGIKTIHWLTDFEKVLAELMSYSETIYINTNEHYRATIETETREARFVKWWKEKYPAHIVAKSNPILQRLRSVKEQEEIDLIQQACNITEKGFRRILPFVKPNVMEYEIEAEFIHEFIRNRSKGFAYTPIIASGNSANVLHYIENNKACKADELILMDVAAEYANYSSDLTRTIPVSGRYSDRQKAVYNAVLRVKNEATKMLKPGVLWKEYSAEVGKIMTSELLGLGLLDKADVQNENPEWPAYKKYFMHGTSHHMGLDTHDYGILTEPMQANMVFTVEPGIYIPKEGFGIRIEDNVVIQEKGEPFNLMQNIPIEVEEIETLMNT, from the coding sequence ATGAAGTACGCCCCAATAAGCTCAAATCTATTCATAAAAAACCGTAAGAAGTTTACCACTCAAATGAAACCGAGTAGTGTTGCTATCTTCAATTCGAATGATATCTATCCCGTAAGTGCCGATAGCACCTTGCCTTTTGCACAACATCGTGATATTTTTTACCTAAGTGGCATCGACCAAGAAGAAAGCATTTTGTTGTTATTTCCAGATGCTCCCTATGCACACCAAAAAGAAATGCTATTCCTAAAAGAAACTAACGAGCATATTGCCATTTGGGAAGGAGCAAAACTCACCAAAGAACAAGCTTTTGACGTTTCCGGTATCAAAACCATTCATTGGCTGACAGATTTTGAAAAAGTTTTAGCAGAATTAATGTCGTATTCTGAAACGATTTACATCAATACCAATGAACATTATCGTGCTACCATTGAAACCGAAACCCGCGAAGCCCGTTTTGTAAAATGGTGGAAAGAAAAATATCCCGCTCATATTGTAGCTAAAAGTAATCCTATTTTGCAACGCCTTCGTTCTGTAAAAGAACAAGAGGAAATCGACTTAATCCAACAAGCCTGCAATATTACCGAAAAAGGTTTCCGTCGTATCTTGCCATTTGTAAAACCAAACGTTATGGAGTACGAAATCGAAGCTGAATTTATTCACGAATTTATTCGCAATCGTTCCAAAGGTTTTGCCTACACCCCTATCATCGCATCAGGAAACAGCGCCAATGTGTTGCATTATATCGAAAACAACAAAGCTTGTAAAGCTGACGAATTGATTTTGATGGATGTCGCTGCTGAATATGCGAACTATTCTAGTGACTTAACCCGAACTATCCCCGTTTCAGGACGTTATTCTGACCGACAAAAAGCGGTTTACAATGCCGTATTGAGAGTCAAAAACGAAGCTACCAAGATGCTCAAACCAGGTGTGCTTTGGAAAGAATACTCTGCCGAAGTAGGCAAAATCATGACCTCAGAATTACTCGGTTTAGGATTACTCGACAAAGCTGATGTTCAAAATGAAAACCCAGAATGGCCCGCTTACAAAAAATACTTCATGCACGGCACCTCACACCACATGGGACTCGATACTCACGATTACGGGATTCTAACCGAGCCAATGCAAGCCAATATGGTCTTTACGGTCGAGCCTGGTATTTATATCCCCAAAGAAGGTTTCGGAATACGAATTGAAGACAATGTGGTCATTCAAGAAAAAGGAGAACCATTCAACCTGATGCAAAACATCCCAATAGAAGTAGAGGAGATTGAGACTTTGATGAACACATAG
- a CDS encoding succinate dehydrogenase cytochrome b subunit — translation MAKSGLLKSSIAKKVAMALSGLFLMLFLAQHFLINMTSVISADLFNAISHFMGTNPLIQFVIQPILIVGVIFHFIMGFTLDLQNRKARPVNYASYNGAANASWASRNMIISGSVILAFLALHFYDFWFPEMIYKYVEFNPADETRYFHELAEKFVNPVRTGLYSLSFILLSLHLQHGFSSSFQSVGANNKYTKGMKNFGLWFSIIVPLGFVFIALFHHFNH, via the coding sequence ATGGCAAAATCTGGATTATTGAAATCGTCAATAGCAAAAAAAGTAGCTATGGCACTTTCAGGACTTTTTTTGATGTTGTTTCTAGCACAGCATTTTTTAATCAATATGACTTCGGTAATTAGTGCCGATTTGTTCAATGCGATTTCTCATTTCATGGGAACTAATCCTTTGATTCAATTTGTAATTCAACCAATTCTTATTGTTGGGGTGATTTTTCACTTCATCATGGGATTCACTTTGGATTTGCAAAACAGAAAAGCAAGACCTGTAAACTACGCAAGTTACAATGGAGCTGCCAATGCGTCTTGGGCATCTCGTAACATGATTATTTCAGGTTCAGTAATTTTGGCTTTCTTAGCTTTACACTTTTATGATTTCTGGTTTCCAGAGATGATTTATAAGTATGTAGAGTTTAACCCAGCTGATGAAACACGTTATTTCCATGAATTGGCAGAGAAATTTGTAAACCCAGTACGTACTGGTTTATACAGTTTGTCATTCATTTTGTTGTCTTTACACTTACAACACGGATTTAGCTCTTCTTTTCAATCAGTAGGAGCGAATAATAAATATACAAAAGGGATGAAAAACTTCGGTTTATGGTTTTCTATCATCGTTCCTTTAGGATTCGTATTTATTGCATTATTTCATCATTTCAATCATTAA
- a CDS encoding TIGR00266 family protein, translating into MTAHEIDYQIFGEEMQYVEIELDPQEIVIAEAGSFMMMDNNIQMQTIFGDGSDQQSGIFGKLLSAGKRVLTGESLFMTAFINQNFGKAKVSFASPYPGKILPIDLTQFGGKFICQKSSFLCAAKGVAVGIEFSKKLGRGLFGGEGFIMQKIEGDGMAFVHSGGTMAKKELGPGEILKVDTGCIIGFTQDVDYDIEFIGGIRNSVFGGEGLFYATLRGPGTVYIQSLPFSRLADRIIASAPKAGGESRGEGSLLGGLGNLLDGDNRF; encoded by the coding sequence ATGACAGCACACGAAATAGATTACCAAATATTTGGAGAAGAAATGCAATATGTCGAAATCGAACTCGACCCACAAGAAATCGTCATTGCCGAGGCAGGAAGCTTCATGATGATGGACAACAACATCCAGATGCAAACCATTTTTGGCGACGGATCCGACCAGCAATCAGGGATTTTTGGTAAATTATTGTCCGCTGGAAAGCGTGTCTTAACAGGCGAAAGTCTGTTTATGACTGCCTTTATCAACCAAAATTTCGGCAAAGCCAAAGTGTCTTTTGCTTCACCATATCCAGGTAAAATCCTCCCGATTGATTTAACGCAATTTGGCGGGAAATTCATTTGTCAAAAAAGTTCGTTTTTATGTGCTGCCAAAGGTGTTGCCGTAGGAATTGAATTTTCAAAGAAACTCGGTCGCGGCCTTTTTGGTGGTGAAGGTTTCATCATGCAAAAAATTGAAGGCGATGGAATGGCATTTGTACATTCTGGAGGAACCATGGCCAAAAAAGAGTTAGGGCCAGGCGAAATCCTAAAAGTGGATACGGGTTGCATCATCGGTTTTACCCAAGATGTGGATTACGATATTGAATTCATTGGAGGGATTCGAAACTCGGTTTTTGGAGGTGAAGGTTTGTTTTACGCCACCCTTCGTGGTCCCGGAACGGTATATATACAATCACTCCCTTTCAGCCGACTAGCCGATAGAATCATCGCCTCTGCTCCAAAAGCTGGTGGAGAAAGCCGAGGCGAAGGTAGTTTACTTGGCGGATTAGGAAATTTATTGGATGGGGATAATCGGTTTTAA